The DNA sequence cacatttaaaaagaaacatgcagggctgagtatttgatatactcagtgagcacattgccaaaaacagttttgattttaattgtcAAGCCACAGTTGAGAGATTCACGgggtttttatttaaaaggccCGAGTCTCTAAATACTTTTCCTTTCATAAGAAttttgattgcgcaatcacgtatcatagatataccatatctgatcattgtgtgaaccgggaatgtggccacattccacgacggtcactggaccggccaaccccttttgttagctcacggtccccttatgtgtacactagtccgagtagggtttgcggccctactgggacccgaattcgatttaacataaattggcgtagccaagcagataggtaatcataaaacaaaacatggcatgacaatatacttgagcaaagattttccattttcatactgaaatcacgtttgaaagaaatgcccacctcaaaagctaaAGCTCCTTCCGGaatttccttaacttggtCTTAGATGACGTTCGAAGACGTCCCTTTAGGAAAGTAAACAGATACTTAATTAGACTTTTGAGATATCCATTAAGCTTAGACatgaatgcatcctaagtgcgatgatcattttattcttcctttaaattttctaGAAGAGTCCTAGAATccttgaatattaattaaatcagtagATTTAACTAAATTAGAGGAATTGTTCACTTAACTAGAGGGTGCTACCTCGCATGCCATTTATTTAAACATACTAAAATTTTGGCTCGCGGTCTAAAATACTCGTTAGCGTATcgtaatttcttaaaattaatcacttGAGCACTCTTGCCAATTTTCGGAAAAATTAGACTTATCTTCGTGGAGTTAACTTTCGGActcttaattaataaatccGTAGTATAGCAAagcccatgatttaattaaattcctactttaatttaattagtggcCCAAGACATTTATACATACTCTACTGGCCCAtctctttaattaatatgagGCCCAAACTCTAGAATAAGGAGAGgcccaaacaaaaataaaagggaGAAGCCCAAAACATCTCACAAAACCATCGGCTCTCCCTCATTCCCATCCCTAATTCGAAACCCtaaaacagagagagagagctcgGCGGCGCCTCCTCACCTTCCGCCGCCAGCCGCTCCGATCGGCGCCTCCCCGTGCGTCGCCGGAGACTCAGCCGCTTTcccctcctctctctctcaacctCATTTTCGCAAACCAACTCAAAACCCTACTCCaactttctcttctctctcggCGGTGCCGCCGCCTCACCCGCTCGCCGTCAGCTCGGCGTCAATTTGCGACGATCTCGTGCCGCCGTCGTCGCTGGAAGATTTTGGAACCAACGCCGCCATCGGTCGCCGCCTCTTCTCTGTACAGAGCTGCCGCCGCTAGCGTGCATGTACCGGCGGCAGCTTCGGCCTCCACCCCGCCTCGCTCCACCGGCTATCGACAGGTGTGAGGATGAATTTTGACTCCCCTTTacatttgctttatttttcttaaaattttgtcTAGGTTTACAAGTTTTGCAAAAACTATTATGCAGGTTTGCAAAGGCTGTGGCTTTAGTGATGGATTAGAGGTGTGGGGTTGTCAAAGCTGTCTCCCGGGTACTTTAGAGCCGTCGCCGGAGTTGTCCAGCCGGGTAACCTGCCGCTCGTGGGGTCCCCGTTGCCGTCT is a window from the Salvia hispanica cultivar TCC Black 2014 chromosome 1, UniMelb_Shisp_WGS_1.0, whole genome shotgun sequence genome containing:
- the LOC125197816 gene encoding uncharacterized protein LOC125197816; translation: MIYKKKPRTKVSQRERARRRLLTFRRQPLRSAPPRASPETQPLSPPLSLNLIFANQLKTLLQLSLLSRRCRRLTRSPSARRQFATISCRRRRWKILEPTPPSVAASSLYRAAAASVHVPAAASASTPPRSTGYRQVCKGCGFSDGLEVWGCQSCLPGTLEPSPELSSRVTCRSWGPRCRLRWSPRDPLVL